From the Montipora capricornis isolate CH-2021 chromosome 2, ASM3666992v2, whole genome shotgun sequence genome, one window contains:
- the LOC138038337 gene encoding transcriptional repressor p66-alpha-like, translating into MASEVVAKGSKRLKLSPNSAEVGEEGDVSRTCTSIEPVQSNNDDMIAEEKTIEPNKEQKPKDGESVVVISSSSDDDSDKEQKKGASEPVVKEEPIEDGESIAEDELPNQQRTSQLSQESSKPTSNQENTELNAKSDCDSDECISQEDLLAQLGLSSVKELQKKETASCNETSALSANANGVEKRPLITHRARESIVEFLKVPKLTSTDSKKRINGEGKVDHSLTNGDVNSVSRPDSPLSDDNDDDLQAKEKLIAHLRNELRQEEAKLLLLKKLHAAQNDVKGNSKLQKENVSEKSLTTAPQSNLKSSTQMPPKKGLNLPPPPPLKASTVLASSTFHPPRDVLGQPRLLPKGSGGPQEPPSNTGATKFVGSAAQTLKEFAVHQQSMHQQSSQSKHGSSAIANLQNVVTCMANLIQPTPLYPQGRGSPVYSAPNQPAPLRPTPVRAQNVSSLPVSSGYVSFQHHLPNTNPQSVGGKQAAAKMALRKQLERTLLQIPPPKPPPPEWSFIPSLGSPDFMVLVGLEAVVNVMAEKESKKSGAPLQEKVVNPKICSRCNTDFSPSWTKKQDSGFTEATVCEKCSTVNVKKELKAEHTARLKAAFLKALKQEQEIEQKMNDNPAIAPKPLLQGQKTSPQPQLAPAPPRHHLSHHQPIMHHHHQAVQPALYHHHQPHSSSLLFQLQQQHLQQQHQELEAAARQQADVRWHPYLNQHHHTGSRNPQHHHSYVSDSDRQYLLDMIPSLPTPTLGYGSSRI; encoded by the exons ATGGCATCAGAAGTTGTAGCTAAAGGCTCGAAACGTTTAAAATTGTCACCAAACAGTGCTGAAGTCGGCGAGGAAGGCGATGTAAGCCGGACATGTACATCTATTGAACCTGTTCAATCGAATAATGATGACATGATCGCCGAAGAAAAAACGATCGAGCCGAACAAGGAGCAAAA ACCTAAGGATGGTGAATCAGTTGTGGTAATTTCATCTTCGTCAGATGATGATTCGGACAAAGAGCAGAAGAAAGGTGCAAGTGAACCAGTCGTGAAGGAAGAACCCATTGAAGATGGGGAGTCTATTGCAGAAGATGAATTACCTAATCAACAGAGAACTTCCCAATTGAGTCAAGAGTCGAGTAAACCAACTTCGAACCAGGAAAACACTGAATTGAATGCAAAGTCAGACTGCGATTCTGATGAGTGCATCTCACAAGAAGATCTTCTGGCACAGTTGGGTCTGAGCTCTGTGAAGGAATTACAGAAGAAAGAAACTGCAAGTTGTAATGAAACCTCTGCATTGTCTGCTAATGCAAATGGAGTTGAGAAGAGGCCCCTCATAACTCACAGAGCAAGAGAGAGTATTGTTGAGTTCTTAAAAGTACCTAAACTGACCTCTACGGACAGCAAAAAGCGAATAAATGGTGAGGGCAAAGTCGATCATTCTCTTACAAATGGTGATGTCAACAGTGTTTCAAGGCCTGATTCTCCTCTGtctgatgataatgatgatgacctGCAAGCAAAGGAAAAATTGATTGCACATCTTAGAAATGAACTGAGACAAGAGGAAGCTAAGCTTCTCTTGTTGAAGAAACTGCATGCTGCCCAAAATGATGTGAAGGGCAATTCCaaactgcaaaaagaaaatgtctCTGAGAAATCACTAACAACAGCCCCTCAGAGTAACTTGAAATCGTCCACTCAGATGCCTCCAAAGAAAGGTCTGAACCTTCCACCTCCACCACCTCTTAAGGCATCAACAGTGCTAGCTTCATCGACATTTCACCCACCAAGGGATGTATTAGGTCAACCAAGACTGCTACCTAAAGGAAGTGGTGGACCTCAAGAACCACCTTCCAATACTGGTGCAACCAAATTTGTAGGTTCCGCTGCCCAAACTCTGAAAGAATTTGCTGTTCACCAACAGTCGATGCACCAACAGTCATCCCAGTCGAAACATGGTTCTTCGGCCATTGCTAATCTTCAGAATGTTGTTACGTGTATGGCCAATCTAATTCAGCCAACACCACTTTACCCTCAAGGCCGTGGTAGTCCAGTATATTCTGCACCTAACCAACCTGCGCCATTGCGTCCCACTCCTGTCAGAGCACAAAATGTAAGTAGCCTACCTGTCAGCAGTGGGTATGTGTCATTTCAACACCATTTGCCAAATACAAATCCGCAAAGTGTCGGTGGCAAACAGGCAGCTGCCAAGATGGCCTTACGGAAACAGTTGGAGAGAACCCTCCTTCAGATTCCTCCACCAAAGCCTCCTCCCCCTGAATGGTCCTTTATTCCAAGCCTTGGAAGTCCAGATTTTATGGTCCTAGTTGGTCTTGAGGCTGTTGTCAATGTTATGGCTGAGAAAGAAAGTAAGAAATCAGGTGCACCTCTTCAAGAGAAGGTTGTAAACCCCAAAATTTGTTCTCGCTGCAACACAGACTTCTCTCCCTCCTGGACAAAGAAACAGGACAGTGGATTTACGGAAGCTACTGTATGTGAAAAGTGTAGCACTGTCAATGTGAAGAAGGAGCTAAAAGCTGAGCACACTGCTCGATTGAAGGCAGCTTTCCTGAAGGCGCTGAAACAAGAGCAAGAGATAGAGCAAAAGATGAATGACAACCCTGCTATTGCTCCAAAACCTCTCCTCCAAGGACAAAAGACATCCCCTCAGCCACAGCTGGCCCCAGCACCCCCTCGGCATCACCTATCGCACCATCAGCCAATCATGCATCACCACCACCAGGCCGTGCAGCCTGCACTTTATCACCACCATCAGCCGCATTCAAGCTCCCTTCTGTTCCAGCTGCAACAGCAGCATCTTCAGCAGCAACACCAGGAGCTAGAAGCGGCTGCACGACAACAGGCTGATGTAAGGTGGCATCCATACCTGAACCAACATCACCATACCGGTTCTCGTAATCCACAGCATCACCATAGCTATGTTTCAGACTCTGATAGACAATATCTGCTTGATATGATACCCTCTCTGCCAACACCAACTCTTGGATATGGTTCAAGTAGAATATAG
- the LOC138038342 gene encoding MAU2 chromatid cohesion factor homolog has protein sequence MATDQSLYSGLLGLAETFRTSNPPKIRQSIQCLQSVFHFKPSLAIQARTNLQLGRLLYAHTKNVDLARSHLEKSLLQAQSLGTGFEEIHLEAMCLLADIYNGQGQFHLSKSSLRQALEVAHASNLPFWQFKITFQLADVHASDKELKAATEVLEMGERFAEQCGSHYMKCLFSLSRAMTFMMMKELNHATGILSMISNFLERWNVSSYQRESIQVFYLLLKVWNFLTLGQAKSVRPYLKQLQQSIQILTTLHLDESKIHEAEQFEWLTKEHLCVLVYLVTVMHSMYVGYMEKAIRYSEKALVQVDRLQAAASSSGLLSMFKVVLLEHMILCRMVQGQMPQAIKEISQVYQLAQHDSKLLISQPSVVHTLLGLYAMSMNLMDVAQAQFNAALETCGRPELRNFIGLNLAIIYIRSGATGNRRMELENLLAKIRPDQLPTSSQSQHAGYYYVRGLQAFFESNFMDSKKYLRETLKVANSEDLNRLTACSLVLLGNTFLSQGITQEALDMALPANQLAGRIPDSYIHMWAASLLRDLYGLMGDPVSASEYYQLHNSFTKQLLESHMQAGQMQEHRLLEWVGGLSPPRQAAVKSTGLLTTFPPPGPSSMM, from the exons ATGGCTACCGATCAGTCTTTGTACAGTGGTCTCCTTGGCCTAGCAGAGACCTTTCGAACGTCTAATCCCCCTAAAATCAGACAATCTATCCAATGTTTACAGTCTGTGTTTCATTTTAAACCCTCTCTGGCGATCCAGGCTCGTACGAATCTACAACTTGGAAGGCTTCTGTATGCACACACGAAAAATGTCGATTTGGCTCGATCACATTTGGAAAAGTCG TTGTTGCAAGCTCAATCT CTTGGGACTGGATTTGAAGAAATTCATCTGGAAGCTATGTGTTTATTGGCAGATATTTACAATGGACAG GGACAATTTCACCTTTCCAAGTCATCTTTGCGTCAAGCACTTGAAGTTGCTCATGCAAGCAATCTTCCTTTCTGGCAATTTAAAATCACTTTCCAGTTGGCG GACGTTCATGCAAGTGATAAAGAACTTAAGGCAGCTACAGAAGTTCTTGAAATGGGAGAGAGATTTGCCGAACAGTGTGGATCCCATTACATGAA GTGCCTGTTTTCGCTCAGTAGAGCTATG ACTTTCATGATGATGAAAGAACTTAATCATGCTACTGGTATTCTGTCTATGATTTCCAATTTTCTGGAGAGGTGGAATGTTTCCAGTTATCAGCGAGAGTCTATCCAAGTGTTCTACTTACTTCTTAAAGTGTGGAACTTTCTGACACTTGGACAG GCAAAGAGTGTCAGACCTTACCTTAAACAACTTCAGCAATCAATACAGATATTGACCACGCTGCACTTGGATG AGTCAAAAATTCATGAAGCTGAACAATTTGAATGGCTGACAAAGGAACATTTGTGTGTCTTAGTTTATCtg GTGACAGTGATGCACTCAATGTATGTGGGATACATGGAAAAAGCAATCCGATACAGTGAGAAAGCTCTTGTACAAGTAGATCGTTTACAAG CTGCAGCTTCAAGTTCAGGACTCTTGTCAATGTTCAAGGTGGTTCTTCTAGAGCACATGATTCTTTGTCGAATGGTGCAAGGGCAGATGCCACAGGCAATAAAGGAG ATTTCACAAGTCTACCAATTAGCTCAGCATGATAGCAAATTGTTGATTTCTCAACCGTCTGTTGTACACACTCTTCTG GGCTTGTATGCAATGTCCATGAATTTGATGGATGTGGCACAGGCACAGTTCAATGCTGCTTTGGAG ACTTGTGGGAGACCAGAACTTAGAAACTTTATTGGATTAAATTTGGCAATAATTTACATTCGATCAGGAGCAACAGGGAATCGTAGAATGGAG CTTGAAAATCTATTAGCAAAGATCAGACCTGATCAGCTGCCTACAAG CTCACAAAGTCAACATGCTGGCTATTACTATGTCAGAGGTTTGCAAGCCTTCTTTGAGTCAAACTTTATGGATTCCAA GAAATACTTGCGCGAAACCTTGAAGGTGGCCAACTCTGAAGACCTGAACAGATTAACAGCTTGTTCCCTGGTGTTACTGGGAAATACATTTCTTTCGCAGGGTATTACTCAG GAAGCCCTTGACATGGCATTGCCAGCTAATCAGCTAGCTGGGCGAATACCTGATTCATACATTCACATGTGGGCTGCATCACTCCTTAGAG ATTTGTATGGTTTAATGGGAGATCCTGTATCAGCTAGTGAATACTACCAATTACATAACAGTTTTACAAAGCAGTTGTTGGAGA GTCACATGCAAGCTGGGCAAATGCAGGAACACAGGCTCCTTGAG tGGGTTGGTGGTTTAAGCCCTCCAAGGCAGGCAGCTGTCAAATCAACAGGATTGTTGACAACATTTCCTCCACCAGGACCAAGCAGCATGATGTAG